The following are encoded in a window of Arctopsyche grandis isolate Sample6627 chromosome 2, ASM5162203v2, whole genome shotgun sequence genomic DNA:
- the LOC143922170 gene encoding uncharacterized protein LOC143922170 encodes MAVFEIHNEDGREGFQNDSRIEVTRKTVFSEDGKQYIEGEWQGNNLTKVLSCQFNTTFTDEKTFYIRNQTPGYLFIIDHEDFIADVEISDTTGLYVKNSFLDNRIICELLFNKIKITEICKDGLMNKKKHCYKDFISLISDICHKIGDDSAVNDDILQIYTEIGKINEVDVLFKNAVIMNKLVENKYLSEEIKDIARTFLNILQSIVKRNDTLPNIEIAEIEDFNLAEEVTKIIDEGLEHHKRTIQAFFSTISTIYQQSSFDL; translated from the coding sequence ATGGCAgtttttgaaattcataatgaaGATGGACGGGAAGGATTCCAGAATGATAGTCGAATCGAGGTGACGAGAAAAACGGTGTTCAGCGAAGATGGAAAACAATACATCGAGGGAGAGTGGCAGGGAAACAATTTAACAAAAGTATTATCCTGTCAATTTAATACTACGTTCACCGATGAAAAGACGTTTTACATCAGAAACCAAACTCCAGGATATTTGTTTATAATAGATCATGAAGATTTTATTGCTGATGTAGAAATTTCAGATACAACTGGTTTATATGTGAAAAATAGCTTTTTGGATAACCGTATCATATGTgagcttttatttaacaaaattaaaataacggaAATTTGTAAAGAtggtttaatgaataaaaagaaaCATTGCTATAAAGATTTTATCTCACTTATCAGTGACATTTGCCATAAGATTGGTGATGATAGCGCTGTCAATGATgacattttacaaatatatactgaaattggaaaaataaatgaagtaGATGTGCTATTTAAGAATGCTGTGATTATGAATAAACTCGTCGAAAATAAATATCTTTCAGAGGAAATCAAAGACATTGCAAGAACATTCTTGAATATATTACAGTCTATTGTAAAAAGAAATGACACACTACCAAATATAGAAATTGCCGAAATTGAGGATTTCAATCTTGCCGAAGAAGTGACAAAAATCATTGATGAAGGACTAGAACACCATAAAAGAACTATACAAGCATTTTTTTCGACAATTTCAACGATCTATCAGCAGAGCAGCTTcgatttataa
- the LOC143922190 gene encoding uncharacterized protein LOC143922190 codes for MAGVQRRSALRVVSAYRTVSEDAALVLAGTPPVNLLAVERKATHGGLKRSEARDATMIQWQQRWESATRGRWTQRLVGDLNYHLTQLLAGHGCFGTYLHKIRKEATPS; via the coding sequence ATGGCTGGAGTGCAGAGGCGGAGTGCTCTGAGGGTCGTCTCGGCGTACCGCACGGTATCGGAAGATGCGGCACTGGTGCTCGCTGGCACACCGCCTGTGAACCTGCTTGCGGTTGAGCGAAAGGCGACACACGGCGGGCTGAAAAGAAGCGAAGCGAGGGATGCCACCATGATACAGTGGCAGCAGCGGTGGGAGTCGGCTACTAGGGGAAGGTGGACGCAAAGGCTCGTCGGTGACCTGAACTACCACCTCACCCAGTTGTTGGCAGGACACGGTTGCTTCGGAACCTACCTCCACAAGATAAGGAAAGAAGCAACACCAAGCTGA